The proteins below are encoded in one region of Campylobacter rectus:
- a CDS encoding MGMT family protein — protein sequence MVLTQNLIYKILSVVEEIPAGKVASYGQIAQMIGLPAHSRLVGRALSLSRLYGDYPCHRVVNHTGALAASFTWQRKLLEAEGVGFKGKCVDMKKYRWEW from the coding sequence ATGGTTTTAACGCAAAATTTGATCTATAAAATTTTATCGGTCGTCGAAGAGATACCCGCCGGCAAGGTCGCCAGCTACGGGCAGATCGCACAGATGATCGGGCTGCCTGCTCACTCGAGACTAGTTGGGCGCGCACTCTCCTTGTCGCGGCTTTACGGAGACTACCCTTGCCACCGCGTCGTAAATCATACGGGCGCTTTGGCAGCGAGTTTTACTTGGCAACGCAAGCTGCTGGAAGCCGAAGGAGTAGGGTTTAAAGGAAAATGCGTCGATATGAAAAAATACCGCTGGGAGTGGTAA
- a CDS encoding RNA degradosome polyphosphate kinase translates to MNDKKSVFINRELSWLRFNSRVLAQCEKALPPLEKLKFIAIYMTNLDEFYMIRIAGLKQLFAAGVAASGSDGMSPLEQLREIRKYIKDELAIVEKHYKDALKELAQNGLFIKNYDEISPELQAKCDKYFFSNILPVIVPIAVDATHPYPHLNNLSFSLAVKLADADSPEILKFGMIRISRVLPRFYQVSDEVYVPIETIVHRHAEEIFPGYKLLSSAAFRVTRNADIVIEEEEADDFMMILEQGLKLRRKGAFVRMQIQKNADADIVEFLNSHMKIFYKDIYEYTVPLTLNSLWQIVGNKEFSHLCLPPYAPKTLPPFSSHLSMFDVIDKEDVLIVHPYESFDPVVQFIKEAGKDPRVISIRMTLYRVDKNSPIIQSLIDAANDGKQVTVMVELKARFDEENNLHWAKALEDAGAHVIYGITGFKVHAKVSQVIRQEGGKLKFYMHLATGNYNGGSAKIYTDVSYFTSREEFASDTTTFFHILSGFSKNRRLQTLLMSPMQIKERVLEMIKAETARGERGRIVAKMNALVDSDIVDALVKAGSAGVQIDLIVRGICCVRPGVKGLSENIRVRSLIGKYLEHARIFYFRHADPQIYIASADWMPRNLERRLELMTPIIDKNLQERLLEFLRLQLSDNELAFELQNSGEYAKVTPKEGDARINSQEVLEEYVSGIYKATKKDTDKGKSEQMVAKLLKES, encoded by the coding sequence ATGAACGATAAAAAAAGCGTTTTTATCAATAGAGAGCTTAGCTGGCTACGCTTTAACTCGCGCGTTTTAGCCCAGTGCGAAAAGGCTTTGCCGCCGCTTGAAAAGCTAAAATTTATCGCGATTTATATGACGAATTTGGACGAGTTTTATATGATCAGGATCGCAGGACTTAAGCAGCTTTTTGCCGCGGGGGTAGCGGCTAGCGGTAGCGACGGCATGAGCCCGCTCGAGCAGTTAAGAGAGATCAGAAAATATATAAAAGACGAACTTGCGATCGTAGAAAAGCACTATAAAGACGCGCTAAAAGAGCTTGCGCAAAACGGACTTTTTATAAAAAACTACGACGAAATTTCGCCGGAGTTGCAGGCGAAATGCGACAAATATTTTTTCTCAAATATCTTGCCCGTGATCGTGCCTATCGCGGTTGACGCCACGCATCCGTATCCGCATCTAAACAACCTAAGCTTTAGTCTCGCGGTTAAGCTTGCCGACGCGGACAGTCCCGAGATCCTGAAATTTGGTATGATACGCATTTCGCGCGTTTTACCGCGGTTTTATCAGGTTAGCGACGAGGTCTACGTACCGATAGAAACGATCGTGCATCGCCATGCCGAGGAGATTTTCCCAGGCTACAAGCTGCTTAGCTCAGCGGCGTTTAGAGTCACGCGAAACGCAGACATCGTCATCGAAGAGGAAGAGGCGGACGATTTTATGATGATCCTCGAGCAAGGGCTCAAGCTACGCCGAAAAGGGGCTTTCGTGCGCATGCAGATACAAAAGAACGCCGACGCCGATATAGTCGAGTTTCTAAACTCGCATATGAAGATTTTTTACAAGGACATCTACGAATACACCGTCCCGCTCACGCTAAATTCGCTCTGGCAAATCGTGGGAAATAAAGAATTCTCGCACCTTTGCCTGCCGCCGTATGCGCCAAAGACCCTGCCGCCTTTTAGCAGCCATCTCTCGATGTTTGACGTCATCGACAAAGAAGACGTTTTGATCGTGCATCCGTATGAGAGCTTTGATCCCGTCGTGCAGTTTATAAAAGAAGCCGGCAAAGACCCGCGCGTGATCTCGATCCGTATGACGCTTTACCGGGTCGATAAAAACTCGCCTATCATCCAGTCTCTCATCGACGCGGCGAACGACGGCAAACAAGTAACAGTGATGGTCGAGCTAAAGGCGAGATTTGACGAAGAAAACAACCTGCACTGGGCAAAAGCTCTAGAAGATGCGGGTGCACACGTGATATACGGCATCACGGGCTTTAAAGTGCATGCTAAAGTAAGCCAAGTCATCCGCCAAGAAGGCGGCAAGCTCAAATTTTACATGCACTTAGCCACGGGCAACTACAACGGCGGCTCGGCGAAAATTTACACCGACGTGAGCTATTTTACGAGCAGGGAGGAATTTGCCAGCGATACGACGACGTTTTTTCACATACTTTCGGGCTTTTCTAAAAACCGCCGCCTTCAGACGCTTTTGATGTCGCCGATGCAGATAAAAGAGCGCGTGCTAGAGATGATAAAGGCCGAAACCGCGCGCGGCGAGCGAGGCAGGATAGTAGCGAAGATGAACGCACTGGTCGATAGCGACATCGTGGACGCGCTGGTAAAAGCCGGCAGTGCCGGCGTGCAAATAGACCTCATCGTGCGGGGCATCTGCTGCGTGCGCCCGGGTGTGAAAGGCCTTAGCGAAAATATCCGCGTGAGATCGCTCATCGGCAAGTATCTTGAGCATGCGAGGATATTTTATTTCAGGCACGCCGACCCTCAAATTTACATAGCCTCGGCTGACTGGATGCCGCGAAATCTCGAGCGCCGCCTAGAGCTTATGACGCCGATAATCGATAAAAATTTGCAAGAGCGCTTGCTCGAGTTTTTACGCTTGCAGCTTAGCGATAACGAGCTGGCGTTTGAGCTGCAAAACAGCGGCGAATACGCTAAAGTAACGCCAAAAGAGGGCGACGCGCGCATAAACTCGCAAGAGGTGCTCGAAGAGTACGTGAGCGGGATATATAAGGCGACGAAAAAGGATACCGATAAGGGGAAGAGCGAGCAGATGGTGGCGAAACTTTTGAAAGAAAGTTAA
- a CDS encoding NapC/NirT family cytochrome c, with translation MMNELKNLLKKARSSSMLNLAIIGALIVATVLGIYLADKSRMLTHFSTKPEACINCHAMDAFYASWQHSAHGRNTTCLSCHVPQNFIGKYKTKILDGLHHVFMFSFDKFGGAIKISDGGAKIAQDNCISCHARQGETVAINIALNARTGLNADDKEYCWRCHRDAPHGAMSGLHTAPGNLGVKNLIENLSK, from the coding sequence ATGATGAATGAATTAAAAAATCTGCTTAAAAAAGCGCGAAGCTCAAGCATGTTAAATCTCGCTATCATCGGCGCGCTTATCGTCGCTACGGTGCTGGGAATCTATCTCGCCGATAAATCGCGTATGCTAACGCACTTTTCGACCAAGCCCGAAGCCTGTATCAACTGCCACGCAATGGATGCGTTTTATGCCTCTTGGCAGCATAGTGCGCACGGGAGAAACACCACCTGTCTTAGCTGCCACGTACCTCAAAATTTTATCGGCAAATATAAAACCAAAATTTTAGACGGTTTGCATCACGTTTTTATGTTTAGCTTTGATAAATTCGGCGGTGCAATCAAAATTTCAGACGGCGGCGCGAAGATCGCGCAAGACAACTGTATCTCCTGCCATGCAAGACAAGGAGAAACGGTTGCGATCAACATCGCACTAAACGCTCGCACCGGCCTAAACGCAGATGATAAGGAGTACTGCTGGCGCTGTCACAGAGACGCTCCGCACGGGGCTATGAGCGGGTTGCATACGGCGCCGGGCAATCTAGGCGTTAAAAATTTGATAGAAAATTTAAGCAAATAA
- the rpmB gene encoding 50S ribosomal protein L28 produces the protein MSRVCAITGKGPMVGNNVSHAKNRTKRRFLPNLRTIRVTLEDGTTRKIKVAASTLRTMRKQSR, from the coding sequence ATGTCAAGAGTATGTGCAATAACGGGCAAAGGTCCGATGGTAGGCAACAACGTCAGCCACGCCAAAAACAGAACGAAAAGAAGATTTTTGCCAAATCTGCGAACCATCCGCGTCACGCTAGAAGACGGAACTACAAGAAAGATCAAGGTAGCCGCTTCTACGCTAAGAACGATGAGAAAACAGTCACGCTAA
- a CDS encoding STAS domain-containing protein: MQLNFKNLSADFFSKISKILGKFYSTFMRLKFKDNIAIFYPLGFLDGDVDKYEISDRNRKYLLQKAPRHILISLKNAVYFNKVGFNLILDIVSGLAKQINADVGFCDYNDIKFKALKRMSRDVSSVSFFETSNVALLFWGTFEPEFVDRRIIVFNADAEQKRQIALRLSGRGYKPVIAKDFNEFNRLHKQFEYVIHLTDIKSSKKDIKITLKENVVVYGLEGFIDSAFAENFDYRVFLNSLKVGFKFFVFDIGKSSSINIHGVSFLAKLAMECAEFGATIAVCGLRKASTSKALIYDLEDCGILLYDTVDDFFNDDATIEGGGGIGEEKPKNITKELIDVLPSILKVVMDTLASLSNLPVSRVSTEISNFNCNEDEFCMGSVAFYGEMNAKFILCLDKYAVRKICKILLQQDESVSITEAYADLLSVISDRIEAWLKSQKIEANFTLPHVFEAIKEEDKKNKGVLVRLDIDGLDAIFFLSK; encoded by the coding sequence ATGCAGTTAAATTTCAAAAATTTATCGGCTGATTTTTTTAGCAAAATATCAAAAATTTTAGGAAAGTTTTATTCCACATTTATGAGATTAAAATTTAAAGACAACATAGCGATATTTTATCCTCTTGGCTTTTTAGACGGAGATGTCGACAAATATGAAATCAGCGATAGAAATAGAAAATATCTGCTCCAAAAAGCCCCGCGCCATATCCTAATATCGCTTAAAAACGCCGTTTATTTTAATAAAGTAGGCTTTAACTTAATCCTAGATATCGTCTCGGGACTAGCAAAGCAAATCAATGCCGACGTAGGCTTTTGCGACTACAATGACATTAAATTTAAAGCCCTAAAAAGGATGTCCAGAGATGTTTCGAGCGTATCGTTTTTTGAGACCTCAAACGTTGCGCTATTGTTTTGGGGCACCTTTGAGCCTGAGTTTGTAGATAGACGTATCATCGTTTTTAACGCGGACGCCGAGCAAAAACGCCAAATCGCGCTAAGACTCTCGGGGCGCGGATACAAACCCGTGATCGCAAAAGACTTTAACGAATTTAACCGCTTGCATAAACAATTTGAATACGTAATCCATCTCACCGACATAAAATCAAGTAAAAAAGATATCAAAATAACACTCAAAGAAAACGTCGTTGTTTATGGATTGGAGGGCTTTATAGACTCGGCTTTTGCGGAAAATTTCGACTATAGAGTTTTTCTAAATTCGTTAAAAGTCGGTTTTAAATTTTTTGTTTTCGACATCGGAAAATCAAGCTCCATCAACATCCACGGCGTGTCTTTTTTAGCCAAGCTCGCGATGGAGTGCGCGGAGTTTGGCGCGACCATAGCGGTATGCGGACTAAGAAAAGCCAGCACGTCAAAAGCTCTTATCTACGATTTGGAGGACTGCGGGATACTGCTTTACGACACGGTGGATGACTTTTTTAACGATGACGCGACTATAGAGGGCGGCGGCGGCATAGGCGAAGAAAAGCCTAAAAATATAACAAAAGAGCTTATAGACGTCCTGCCCAGCATCCTAAAAGTAGTGATGGATACGCTGGCGTCTTTGTCAAATTTACCCGTGTCCCGCGTCAGTACGGAGATATCGAATTTTAACTGCAATGAGGATGAATTTTGCATGGGATCGGTAGCCTTTTACGGTGAGATGAATGCTAAATTTATTCTTTGCCTCGATAAATACGCCGTTCGTAAAATCTGCAAAATTTTACTCCAACAAGACGAAAGCGTGAGCATAACGGAGGCCTATGCAGACCTGCTCAGCGTTATCTCCGACCGTATCGAAGCGTGGCTAAAAAGCCAGAAAATAGAAGCAAATTTCACCCTCCCGCATGTTTTTGAAGCGATCAAAGAAGAGGACAAAAAAAACAAGGGCGTCCTCGTGCGGCTCGATATAGACGGTTTGGACGCGATATTTTTTCTAAGTAAATAA
- the rpe gene encoding ribulose-phosphate 3-epimerase → MYVAPSILSADFGNLRAEIEAICEAGADLVHVDVMDGHFVPNLTIGPVVVNAVAKAATKPLDIHLMVQNNTFFADLFLPLKPKFLSFHIEEEKHPLRLIDHIRSRGTGPAIVLNPHTPISTIEHIIDEVDMVLLMSVNPGFGGQKFIPSVLEKARGLREMIERKNAKCMIEVDGGVTGLNVAQLDEAGVDIVVAGSYIFSSNSYEHSIRSLKLEF, encoded by the coding sequence ATGTATGTAGCGCCCAGTATTTTATCGGCCGATTTTGGAAATTTAAGAGCCGAGATCGAGGCCATCTGCGAGGCCGGAGCCGATCTCGTGCATGTTGATGTGATGGACGGACATTTCGTGCCTAATCTAACCATCGGACCCGTAGTCGTAAATGCCGTCGCCAAGGCCGCCACAAAGCCGCTAGACATACACCTGATGGTGCAAAATAACACCTTTTTTGCCGATCTTTTTTTGCCGTTAAAGCCTAAATTTTTAAGCTTTCATATCGAGGAGGAAAAGCACCCGCTACGCCTAATAGATCACATCCGCAGCCGCGGCACAGGGCCTGCGATCGTGCTAAACCCGCATACTCCGATTTCTACTATCGAACACATCATAGACGAGGTCGATATGGTGCTGCTAATGAGCGTAAATCCGGGATTTGGCGGGCAAAAATTTATCCCCTCCGTGCTCGAAAAAGCTCGCGGCTTGCGCGAAATGATCGAGCGTAAAAACGCCAAATGTATGATCGAGGTAGACGGCGGCGTGACGGGACTAAACGTCGCGCAGCTCGATGAAGCGGGCGTGGATATCGTCGTGGCGGGCAGTTATATATTTTCGTCAAATTCCTACGAGCACTCGATCCGCTCGCTAAAGCTCGAGTTTTGA
- a CDS encoding potassium channel family protein, whose translation MFEKILKFLNWSSSAKPQINLNTELYEQLRPFRLPLILVVLMMMIGAMGYVTIDGFSLIDAIYQAGMTFTTVGFTEVAPISPAGRLFTITFILLGFAVFTFSTGLMLEVLKKGALVAIIKERRMLYKIARLKNHFVICYHNQYTMELSREFRENHIPFVVIDPREDLPEIAEKYKYPYYIVSQPHTQTALLKTHFSSAKGMITLSPNIADNIALIATVRLYEKEIGRKKPYFIMTNSDSQDDTERLKKLGANSVVSPSKLVAQRLSAMSVRPDMENLLEQFLYKQDSPIDIEEISVPDYSWVRFKRLKETNLRNITNADVVGIKDINNKFIPMPKGDILIGTGTKLLVIGTGESIRLTKRVIKSRHKPEELKYV comes from the coding sequence TTGTTTGAAAAGATTTTGAAATTCCTCAACTGGTCGAGTTCCGCCAAACCTCAAATCAACCTCAATACCGAACTCTACGAACAACTTCGCCCTTTTCGCCTACCGCTCATCTTAGTCGTTTTGATGATGATGATCGGGGCTATGGGCTACGTCACGATCGACGGCTTTAGCCTGATAGACGCGATATATCAGGCGGGTATGACTTTTACGACCGTCGGATTTACCGAGGTCGCGCCCATTTCTCCGGCCGGACGGCTTTTTACCATCACGTTTATCTTGCTGGGTTTTGCCGTTTTTACGTTTTCTACGGGTTTGATGCTCGAAGTTTTGAAAAAGGGCGCGCTCGTAGCGATCATAAAGGAAAGACGAATGCTATACAAGATCGCAAGGTTGAAAAACCACTTTGTCATCTGCTATCACAATCAATACACTATGGAGCTAAGCCGCGAATTTAGGGAAAATCACATCCCTTTTGTCGTTATTGACCCGCGAGAAGACCTGCCCGAGATCGCCGAAAAATACAAATATCCCTACTATATCGTCTCTCAGCCGCACACGCAAACCGCGCTTTTAAAGACGCATTTTTCGAGCGCAAAAGGTATGATCACGCTAAGTCCAAATATCGCCGACAACATCGCGCTTATCGCCACCGTGAGGCTTTATGAAAAAGAGATCGGGCGCAAAAAACCGTATTTTATAATGACAAACTCCGACAGTCAAGACGACACCGAGCGGTTAAAAAAGCTTGGAGCAAACAGCGTCGTGAGCCCCTCAAAGCTCGTCGCCCAGCGCCTTAGCGCTATGAGCGTGCGCCCGGATATGGAAAATTTGCTCGAGCAGTTTTTGTATAAGCAAGACTCGCCGATCGACATCGAGGAGATCTCGGTGCCCGACTACTCGTGGGTGCGCTTTAAACGTCTAAAAGAAACCAATCTGCGAAATATAACAAACGCCGACGTCGTGGGCATCAAAGACATAAATAATAAATTTATTCCGATGCCAAAAGGCGATATATTGATCGGAACCGGCACGAAGCTGCTGGTTATCGGCACGGGCGAGTCCATACGTCTAACCAAACGCGTCATCAAAAGCAGGCATAAACCCGAAGAGTTAAAATACGTCTAA
- a CDS encoding YdcH family protein produces MFHEERELITKLKGANARFTSLFDKHNELDEKIAQMQKGNIYNDAEVDTLKREKLRLKDEIYAFLSEYKKENNL; encoded by the coding sequence ATGTTTCATGAAGAAAGAGAGCTTATAACTAAGCTAAAGGGTGCGAATGCGAGATTTACTTCGCTTTTCGACAAACACAACGAGCTAGATGAAAAAATCGCCCAGATGCAAAAAGGCAACATCTATAACGATGCGGAAGTCGATACCCTAAAGCGCGAAAAGCTCAGATTAAAAGATGAAATTTACGCATTTTTATCCGAATATAAAAAGGAAAATAATCTTTAA